One genomic region from Patagioenas fasciata isolate bPatFas1 chromosome 24, bPatFas1.hap1, whole genome shotgun sequence encodes:
- the BSX gene encoding brain-specific homeobox protein homolog, translating into MNLNFTSPVHPVSAPRPTSFFIEDILLHKPKPLREVPPEHFPGSLASRVPLLDYGYPLMPTPTLLAPHPHPALHKPEHHHHPYFLTTSGVPVPALFQHHAHAELPGKHCRRRKARTVFSDSQLSGLEKRFEIQRYLSTPERVELATALSLSETQVKTWFQNRRMKHKKQLRKTQDDPKHPGGEESREQSSPEPELPEAAGTEPRKGPPGPFLLQDPEDEVDILEEGDLCPHRL; encoded by the exons ATGAACCTCAACTTCACCTCGCCTGTGCACCCCGTCTCCGCACCCAGGCCCACCTCCTTCTTCATCGAGGATATTCTGCTGCACAAGCCCAAACCCTTGCGGGAGGTGCCCCCCGAGCACTTTCCCGGCTCCTTGGCCTCCCGCGTCCCCCTCTTGGACTATGGGTACCCCCTGATGCCAACCCCGACCCTCCTGGCGCCCCACCCGCACCCTGCCCTGCACAAGCCGGAGCATCACCACCATCCCTACTTCCTCACCACCTCGG GAGTGCCGGTGCCAGCCCTGTTCCAGCACCACGCTCACGCCGAGCTGCCCGGGAAGCATTGTCGCCGTCGCAAAGCCCGCACCGTTTTCTCCGACTCGCAGCTCTCCGGCCTGGAGAAGAGGTTTGAGATCCAGCGCTATCTCTCCACGCCCGAACGGGTGGAGCTGGCCACGGCCCTCAGCCTCTCCGAGACACAG gtgaaAACCTGGTTCCAGAACCGGCGGATGAAGCACAAAAAGCAGCTGCGGAAAACCCAGGACGACCCCAAGCACCCGGGTGGTGAGGAGAGCCGGGAGCAGAGCTCCCCCGAGCCCGAACTGCCCGAGGCGGCCGGTACCGAGCCCCGCAagggcccccccggccccttcCTGCTCCAGGACCCCGAGGACGAGGTGGACATCCTGGAGGAGGGGGATCTCTGCCCCCACCGCCTCTAG